A stretch of the Acyrthosiphon pisum isolate AL4f chromosome A2, pea_aphid_22Mar2018_4r6ur, whole genome shotgun sequence genome encodes the following:
- the LOC115034090 gene encoding uncharacterized protein LOC115034090, whose protein sequence is MAVNYNINAVNGVLLEILEEIIVGIMNGSYEDESDENIVPVVTFLLSAIGSDTTSSGDALSPGSEHSEPVDPTTISEEAPLSNTVREDDDTSVAVRVDEVIYQQ, encoded by the exons ATGGCTGTTAACTATAACATCAATGCAGTAAATGGCGTACTACTCGAGATTCTCGAAGAAATAATTGTCGGTATTATGAACGGAAGTTACGAGGACGAAAGCGACGAAAACATTGTACCAGTCGTTACATTTCTTCTGTCCGCCATCGGTAGCGATACGACTTCGAGTGGCGACGCACTGTCCCCAGGGTCGGAGCACTCGGAGCCCGTAGATC CCACTACGATTTCTGAGGAAGCACCGCTAAGCAACACAGTCCGGGAAGATGATGATACCAGCGTTGCTGTAAGAGTCGATGAGGTAATTTACCAGCAATGA